Genomic window (Deferribacter desulfuricans SSM1):
TATAGTAACGTGTTTAATATTCATATAAATAATGTTATTAAAAATGTTATAGATAATGCAGAAGAAAAAATAAAAATTTTATGTAATGATATTTTAAATGAAACTAATAATAGTTTAATAAACTTTGATAATATAAACAATTATTATAAAAATAATGGTCCACGTCCAGGTGGTTTAGGTAATTAAATAATAATATTATTTTTTATTGATTAATTTCTAAAAATATTATATAATAGTAGTTTTATATTCTTAACATAAGATAACTTATCGGACGTTATAGATTATTTACTTTTACTATCAATAAGTTATATTTCTAAAAATCTAATTCCTCTCCTAAAGGTGGAAGTAAAGTATTTTTAGGCACAACTTTTAACTCATACCCTAATATATCAAGAACAACAAATAAAGTTCGAATTGATACTAATGCTAATTTACCTTGTTCTAGTTTTGATAAAGTTTGTCTTGAAATTCCAGCTTGTTTAGCTAAATCTGCCTGGGTTATTTTCTTTTCTTTTCTTTTTGCTTTTATAAACTGACCCAATTCGTAAGGTTTCATTTTTTATCTCCTAAAGTTTAGGATCTATATTATATAAACTGATAGTAGGCTTTTGTGATTGTATTTGTCTACTCCAGAAATCTATCATTCTATTACCTATTTCCTCAAAATGTTCATTGTCTTTTATATAAACTAAAAGTTTCTTTATTGTATTATTAACACTGTTTTTGCATTCCTCATATAGTTCTAAAGATTCCTTTTTACTTAAATTGCAATACTT
Coding sequences:
- a CDS encoding helix-turn-helix domain-containing protein; this translates as MKPYELGQFIKAKRKEKKITQADLAKQAGISRQTLSKLEQGKLALVSIRTLFVVLDILGYELKVVPKNTLLPPLGEELDF